From the genome of Spinacia oleracea cultivar Varoflay chromosome 2, BTI_SOV_V1, whole genome shotgun sequence, one region includes:
- the LOC110774917 gene encoding class V chitinase has product MAFYPSLKSTISFIILFISLQNFQVSSAVKGGYWFPDNGLASSDIDSTLFTHLFCAFANLNLQTNQLIVPSECASFPRTVRGKNSAVKALLSIGGGNAQSSDYNNMARNPTSRKTFIDSSINVALANGYDGLDLDWEQQSTVDEMNNLAVLLREWRAAVRAKASSTGRPQLILTAALHYSPRANAAATFPAQAIADSLDWVNVMAYDFVAPAWSPQPFVTQPHASLRNPSSTAASGSGGITAWINAGVPAKKLVLGFPFYGYAWRLSNPNSNGILAPSTGGDTSVGGGTPSYKQIKDFISQRGATVRYDNNYVTNYCYSGSTWIAYDDTQTIATKVAYAKSTASLLGYFAWSLGQDQNWALSRQASQTWGA; this is encoded by the exons ATGGCTTTCTATCCTTCTCTTAAAAGCACCATTTCCTTCATAATTCTTTTCATTTCACTTCAAAACTTCCAAGTTTCGAGTGCGGTTAAGGGTGGCTATTGGTTTCCAGACAATGGTCTAGCATCCTCAGACATCGACTCAACTCTTTTCACTCATCTCTTCTGCGCCTTTGCCAACCTTAACCTTCAAACTAACCAACTTATTGTTCCTTCAGAATGCGCCTCGTTCCCTCGAACCGTCCGAGGAAAGAACTCGGCGGTGAAAGCCCTCTTATCCATAGGAGGAGGTAACGCACAATCTTCCGATTACAACAACATGGCTAGGAACCCTACTTCTCGAAAGACCTTTATCGACTCCTCAATAAACGTCGCTTTAGCTAATGGTTACGACGGTCTCGACTTAGACTGGGAACAACAATCCACCGTCGATGAGATGAACAACTTGGCAGTCCTCCTTCGAGAATGGAGAGCCGCCGTAAGGGCTAAGGCATCCAGCACAGGCAGGCCACAATTGATCTTAACCGCAGCACTTCATTACTCACCACGAGCAAATGCAGCAGCTACATTCCCTGCACAAGCCATAGCCGACAGTCTAGATTGGGTGAATGTCATGGCTTACGACTTTGTTGCCCCCGCTTGGTCACCTCAGCCGTTTGTCACTCAACCTCATGCCTCACTCCGCAACCCATCCAGCACCGCCGCTAGCGGAAGTGGTGGGATCACTGCTTGGATTAACGCCGGCGTGCCAGCTAAGAAGCTAGTCCTTGGGTTCCCGTTTTACGGGTACGCATGGCGGCTCTCGAACCCGAACAGTAATGGTATTTTAGCTCCGTCTACCGGCGGAGACACTAGTGTTGGTGGTGGAACACCTAGCTATAAGCAGATTAAGGACTTCATTAGTCAAAGAGGTGCAACGGTTAGGTATGATAATAATTATGTTACTAACTATTGTTACTCTGGATCGACTTGGATCGCTTATGATGATACACAGACTATAGCTACTAAGGTTGCTTATGCTAAGAGTACCGCTTCGTTGCTCGGCTATTTCGCTTGGAGTCTCGGCCAAGACCAGAATTGGGCTCTTTCTAGACAAG CTTCGCAAACATGGGGAGCATAG